In a single window of the Acyrthosiphon pisum isolate AL4f chromosome X, pea_aphid_22Mar2018_4r6ur, whole genome shotgun sequence genome:
- the LOC100159575 gene encoding protein YIF1B, whose product MNYNDNTFNTMPGNNSNKRLTRRPMETPGLDVNSMPPQQVQYNYAQPTMYSQPQEPQTMPSQQQFYYNDFTSIPSPQQHGYGNSDFGYAGSMPTDNINHRQHYTSSPGPSPQQTQPIMFNPSNNLVDAFGSNPLLAGVTVRYGQKILGQVVDENVGKYTSGISSEIKRYFAVDTRYVISKLGLLLFPFVHTDWSIMLESTEQSDDRRRARPKTDVNAPDLYIPTVAFVTYLLFLGLILGKHGQFSPELLSVQASRVLAWEVIVVLVEIMALYVTNIQSSLRAFDLTAYSGYKYFGIISCIPIGLLFGETAFYLALLYIGIAFMYFLLFSMRWQLNSIATVANVGQPVVMVEYKRKRTLYFLILAVAIQPITAWYLISYLTFTMR is encoded by the exons ATGAATTATAACGACAACACATTCAATA cTATGCCGGGTAACAACAGCAATAAACGTCTAACAAGACGTCCTATGGAAACACCTGGTTTAGATGTGAATAGTATGCCTCCACAACAAGTACAATACAACTATGCCCAACCGACTATGTACTCTCAGCCACAAGAACCTCAGACAATGCCTTCTCAACAACAATTCTATTACAATGACTTTACATCAATTCCATCACCACAACAACATGGGTATGGAAATAGTGATTTTGGATACGCTGGATCAATGCCAACAGATAACATAAATCACCGACAACATTACACgtcaa gcCCGGGTCCAAGTCCTCAACAAACACAACCAATAATGTTTAATCCTTCAAATAATTTAGTTGATGCATTTGGAAGTAATCCACTCTTAGCAGGAGTAACTGTGCGATACGGACAGAAAATTTTAGGACAGGTTGTTGATGAAAATGTTGGAAAATATACGAGCGGAATAAGTTCAgaaataaaacgttattttgcTGTAGACACACGTTATGTGATCAGCAAACttggtttattattgtttccGTTTGTCCATACa GATTGGTCAATTATGCTAGAATCAACAGAGCAATCCGATGATCGTCGACGAGCAAGACCAAAAACAGATGTCAATGCACCAGATCTTTATATTCCTACTGTAGCTTTTGTAAC atatttactatttttgggTCTCATTCTTGGTAAACACGGGCAATTCAGTCCAGAACTTTTAAGTGTACAGGCTTCTCGTGTTCTTGCTTGGGAAGTAATAGTGGTTTTAGTGGAAATAATGGCACTATatgttacaaatatacaaaGTTCACTACGTGCTTTTGATCTAACGGCTTATTCAGGATACAAGTATTTTGG aatTATAAGCTGTATTCCAATTGGTTTACTTTTTGGAGAAACTGCATTTTATCTTGCCTTACTATACATTGGAATTGCATTTATGTACTttttg tTATTTTCAATGAGATGGCAGTTGAATTCAATAGCGACAGTTGCCAATGTTGGCCAACCAGTAGTAATGGTTGAGTACAAGCGTAAGAGGACTTTATACTTCCTGATTTTAGCAGTCGCCATCCAGCCAATAACTGCGTGGTacctaatatcatatttaacatTCACTATGAGATGA